From the genome of Salvelinus fontinalis isolate EN_2023a chromosome 20, ASM2944872v1, whole genome shotgun sequence, one region includes:
- the LOC129817381 gene encoding WD repeat-containing protein 26 isoform X2, whose protein sequence is MQSNGAGQGQDSELSCLNSAQNGESSSAGGTHFNGLLVSTNNGNSVGTNNGAGPGSGTSTASGSEVSSMKKKKRLSQSEEDVIRLIGQHLHGLGLNQTVDLLMQESGCRLEHTSATKFRNNVMDGEWEKAENDLNELRALMHSPNAIVRMKFLLLQQKYLEYLEDGKVLEALQVLRGELTPLKYNTDRIHVLSGYLMCSHAEDLRAKAEWDGKGANSRCRLLDKLQTYLPPSVMLPPRRLQTLLRQAVELQRDRCLYHNTKLDSSLDSVSLLLDHVCSRKQFPCYTQQILTEHCNEVWFCKFSNNGTKLATGSKDTTVIIWQVDPESHQLKLLRTLEGHAYGVSYLAWSPDDAYLIACGPDDCSELWLWNVQTGELRTKMSQSHEDSLTSVAWNPDGKRFVTGGQRGQFYQCDLDGNLLDSWEGVRVQCLWCVGDGRTVLASDTHQRIRGYNFEDLTDRNIVQEDHPIMSFTVSKNGRLALLNVATQGVHLWDLQDRVLVRKYQGVTQGFYTIHSCFGGHNEDFIASGSEDHKVYIWHRRSELPIAELTGHTRTVNCVSWNPAIPGLMASASDDGTVRVWGPAPFLDTQVVDGLNENCSNMDS, encoded by the exons ATGCAGTCAAACGGGGCAGGACAGGGACAGGATTCAGAGCTTTCCTGCCTGAACAGCGCGCAAAACGGGGAGTCATCCTCGGCTGGGGGAACGCACTTCAACGGGCTTCTGGTCAGCACAAACAATGGGAATAGTGTCGGTACCAATAACGGAGCCGGACCGGGCTCAGGGACTTCCACAGCCTCTGGTTCGGAGGTCAGCTCCATGAAAAAGAAGAAACGTCTTTCGCAGTCGGAGGAAGATGTCATCCGATTAATAGGACAACATCTCCACGGGTTAGGGCTAAA TCAAACAGTGGACCTGCTAATGCAGGAGTCGGGCTGCAGACTGGAACATACCTCAGCCACAAAGTTCCGCAACAACGTCATGGACGGGGAGTGGGAAAAG GCTGAGAATGATCTCAACGAGCTGAGGGCACTGATGCATTCTCCCAACGCTATTGTG cGTATGAAGTTCCTGCTCCTGCAGCAGAAGTATCTGGAGTACCTGGAGGACGGGAAGGTTCTCGAGGCTCTGCAGGTGCTCAGGGGAGAGCTCACGCCGCTCAAGTACAACACGGACCGCATCCATGTTCTCAGCGG GTATCTGATGTGTAGCCATGCAGAGGACCTGCGCGCCAAGGCAGAGTGGGACGGCAAAGGCGCAAATTCACGCTGCCGACTGCTGGACAAGCTACAGA CGTACCTGCCCCCGTCGGTGATGCTTCCCCCACGCCGGCTGCAGACCCTGCTGAGACAGGCTGTGGAGCTGCAGAGGGACCGCTGCCTCTACCACAACACCAAACTGGACAGCAGCCTGGactctgtctccctgctcctggaCCACGTCTGCAGCCG GAAGCAGTTCCCGTGCTACACGCAGCAGATCCTCACAGAGCACTGTAACGAGGTGTGGTTTTGTAAGTTCTCCAACAACGGCACCAAGCTGGCCACCGGCTCCAAAGACACCACTGTCATCATCTGGCAGGTGGACCCT GAGAGCCACCAGTTGAAGCTGCTGCGGACCTTAGAGGGCCATGCCTACGGTGTGTCCTACCTGGCCTGGAGCCCTGACGACGCCTACCTAATCGCCTGCGGACCCGATGACTGCTCCGAACTCTGGCTCTGGAACGTCCAG ACGGGCGAGTTGCGGACCAAGATGAGCCAGTCCCACGAGGACAGTCTGACCAGTGTGGCCTGGAACCCTGACGGGAAACGCTTTGTCACCGGGGGACAGAGGGGGCAGTTCTACCAGTGT GACCTGGATGGTAACCTGTTGGACTCGTGGGAGGGCGTGCGTGTGCAGTGCCTCTGGTGTGTGGGGGACGGCAGGACGGTGCTAGCGTCAGACACTCACCAGCGGATCCGGGGTTACAACTTTGAGGACCTAACGGACAGAAACAT AGTTCAGGAGGACCATCCTATCATGTCTTTCACTGTTTCCAAGAACGgaagattagctttgttaaatgTAGCAACTCAG GGAGTGCATCTTTGGGACCTGCAGGACCGAGTGTTGGTGAGGAAGTACCAAGGTGTGACCCAGGGCTTCTACACCATCCATTCCTGCTTCGGAGGCCACAATGAAGACTTCATTGCCAGCGGCAGCGAAG accaTAAGGTCTATATCTGGCACCGACGCAGTGAGCTGCCCATCGCTGAGCTAACAGGGCACACTCGCACAGTCAACTGCGTTAGCTGGAACCCCGCCATCCCAGGCCTCATGGCCTCCGCCTCAGACGACGGCACTGTGCGTGTCTGGGGCCCCGCACCCTTCCTCGACACACAGGTGGTCGACGGGCTCAACG AGAACTGCAGCAACATGGACAGTTGA
- the LOC129817381 gene encoding WD repeat-containing protein 26 isoform X1 — protein sequence MQSNGAGQGQDSELSCLNSAQNGESSSAGGTHFNGLLVSTNNGNSVGTNNGAGPGSGTSTASGSEVSSMKKKKRLSQSEEDVIRLIGQHLHGLGLNQTVDLLMQESGCRLEHTSATKFRNNVMDGEWEKAENDLNELRALMHSPNAIVRMKFLLLQQKYLEYLEDGKVLEALQVLRGELTPLKYNTDRIHVLSGYLMCSHAEDLRAKAEWDGKGANSRCRLLDKLQTYLPPSVMLPPRRLQTLLRQAVELQRDRCLYHNTKLDSSLDSVSLLLDHVCSRSATHSGKQFPCYTQQILTEHCNEVWFCKFSNNGTKLATGSKDTTVIIWQVDPESHQLKLLRTLEGHAYGVSYLAWSPDDAYLIACGPDDCSELWLWNVQTGELRTKMSQSHEDSLTSVAWNPDGKRFVTGGQRGQFYQCDLDGNLLDSWEGVRVQCLWCVGDGRTVLASDTHQRIRGYNFEDLTDRNIVQEDHPIMSFTVSKNGRLALLNVATQGVHLWDLQDRVLVRKYQGVTQGFYTIHSCFGGHNEDFIASGSEDHKVYIWHRRSELPIAELTGHTRTVNCVSWNPAIPGLMASASDDGTVRVWGPAPFLDTQVVDGLNENCSNMDS from the exons ATGCAGTCAAACGGGGCAGGACAGGGACAGGATTCAGAGCTTTCCTGCCTGAACAGCGCGCAAAACGGGGAGTCATCCTCGGCTGGGGGAACGCACTTCAACGGGCTTCTGGTCAGCACAAACAATGGGAATAGTGTCGGTACCAATAACGGAGCCGGACCGGGCTCAGGGACTTCCACAGCCTCTGGTTCGGAGGTCAGCTCCATGAAAAAGAAGAAACGTCTTTCGCAGTCGGAGGAAGATGTCATCCGATTAATAGGACAACATCTCCACGGGTTAGGGCTAAA TCAAACAGTGGACCTGCTAATGCAGGAGTCGGGCTGCAGACTGGAACATACCTCAGCCACAAAGTTCCGCAACAACGTCATGGACGGGGAGTGGGAAAAG GCTGAGAATGATCTCAACGAGCTGAGGGCACTGATGCATTCTCCCAACGCTATTGTG cGTATGAAGTTCCTGCTCCTGCAGCAGAAGTATCTGGAGTACCTGGAGGACGGGAAGGTTCTCGAGGCTCTGCAGGTGCTCAGGGGAGAGCTCACGCCGCTCAAGTACAACACGGACCGCATCCATGTTCTCAGCGG GTATCTGATGTGTAGCCATGCAGAGGACCTGCGCGCCAAGGCAGAGTGGGACGGCAAAGGCGCAAATTCACGCTGCCGACTGCTGGACAAGCTACAGA CGTACCTGCCCCCGTCGGTGATGCTTCCCCCACGCCGGCTGCAGACCCTGCTGAGACAGGCTGTGGAGCTGCAGAGGGACCGCTGCCTCTACCACAACACCAAACTGGACAGCAGCCTGGactctgtctccctgctcctggaCCACGTCTGCAGCCGGTCAGCAACACACTCAGG GAAGCAGTTCCCGTGCTACACGCAGCAGATCCTCACAGAGCACTGTAACGAGGTGTGGTTTTGTAAGTTCTCCAACAACGGCACCAAGCTGGCCACCGGCTCCAAAGACACCACTGTCATCATCTGGCAGGTGGACCCT GAGAGCCACCAGTTGAAGCTGCTGCGGACCTTAGAGGGCCATGCCTACGGTGTGTCCTACCTGGCCTGGAGCCCTGACGACGCCTACCTAATCGCCTGCGGACCCGATGACTGCTCCGAACTCTGGCTCTGGAACGTCCAG ACGGGCGAGTTGCGGACCAAGATGAGCCAGTCCCACGAGGACAGTCTGACCAGTGTGGCCTGGAACCCTGACGGGAAACGCTTTGTCACCGGGGGACAGAGGGGGCAGTTCTACCAGTGT GACCTGGATGGTAACCTGTTGGACTCGTGGGAGGGCGTGCGTGTGCAGTGCCTCTGGTGTGTGGGGGACGGCAGGACGGTGCTAGCGTCAGACACTCACCAGCGGATCCGGGGTTACAACTTTGAGGACCTAACGGACAGAAACAT AGTTCAGGAGGACCATCCTATCATGTCTTTCACTGTTTCCAAGAACGgaagattagctttgttaaatgTAGCAACTCAG GGAGTGCATCTTTGGGACCTGCAGGACCGAGTGTTGGTGAGGAAGTACCAAGGTGTGACCCAGGGCTTCTACACCATCCATTCCTGCTTCGGAGGCCACAATGAAGACTTCATTGCCAGCGGCAGCGAAG accaTAAGGTCTATATCTGGCACCGACGCAGTGAGCTGCCCATCGCTGAGCTAACAGGGCACACTCGCACAGTCAACTGCGTTAGCTGGAACCCCGCCATCCCAGGCCTCATGGCCTCCGCCTCAGACGACGGCACTGTGCGTGTCTGGGGCCCCGCACCCTTCCTCGACACACAGGTGGTCGACGGGCTCAACG AGAACTGCAGCAACATGGACAGTTGA